In one Pseudomonas tensinigenes genomic region, the following are encoded:
- the tgt gene encoding tRNA guanosine(34) transglycosylase Tgt: MSFELLATDGKARRGRLTFPRGTVETPAFMPVGTYGTVKGMLPRDIVATGAEIILGNTFHLWLRPGTQVIKEHGDLHDFMQWKGPILTDSGGFQVFSLGAMRKIKEEGVTFASPVDGAKVFMGPEESMQVQRDLGSDIVMIFDECTPYPADEDVARVSMELSLRWAQRSKNAHGDNTAALFGIVQGGMHQDLRMRSLEGLDKIGFDGLAIGGLSVGEPKHEMIKVLDYLPGMMPADKPRYLMGVGKPEDLVEGVRRGVDMFDCVMPTRNARNGHLFIDTGVLKIRNAFHRHDESPLDPTCDCYTCQNFSRAYLHHLDKCGEMLGSMLNTIHNLRHYQVLMAGLREAIQQGTLAAFVDAFYAKRGLPVPPLD; this comes from the coding sequence ATGTCCTTTGAACTTCTGGCCACCGATGGCAAGGCCCGGCGTGGTCGCCTGACTTTCCCGCGTGGCACCGTCGAGACCCCGGCGTTCATGCCGGTGGGCACTTACGGCACGGTCAAGGGCATGTTGCCGCGTGACATCGTTGCCACCGGCGCTGAAATCATTCTGGGCAACACCTTTCACCTGTGGCTGCGCCCTGGCACCCAAGTGATCAAGGAGCATGGCGACCTGCACGATTTCATGCAGTGGAAAGGCCCGATCCTCACTGACTCCGGCGGTTTTCAGGTGTTCAGCCTCGGCGCGATGCGCAAGATCAAGGAGGAGGGCGTGACCTTCGCCTCCCCGGTCGACGGCGCAAAAGTTTTCATGGGCCCGGAAGAATCGATGCAGGTGCAGCGCGATCTCGGCTCCGACATTGTGATGATTTTCGACGAATGCACGCCGTACCCGGCTGACGAAGATGTTGCTCGCGTATCGATGGAGTTGTCGCTGCGCTGGGCTCAGCGTTCGAAAAATGCTCACGGCGACAATACCGCCGCGTTGTTCGGCATCGTTCAGGGCGGCATGCACCAGGATCTGCGCATGCGCTCGCTCGAAGGCCTCGACAAGATCGGCTTCGATGGCCTGGCTATTGGCGGTCTGTCGGTGGGCGAGCCGAAGCACGAGATGATCAAGGTTCTGGATTATCTGCCAGGCATGATGCCGGCTGACAAACCTCGTTACCTTATGGGTGTTGGCAAACCGGAAGATCTGGTTGAGGGTGTGCGCCGCGGTGTGGACATGTTCGATTGCGTGATGCCAACCCGTAATGCCCGCAATGGGCATCTGTTCATTGATACCGGCGTGCTGAAGATCCGTAACGCGTTCCATCGCCATGATGAATCGCCGCTGGATCCGACCTGCGATTGCTATACCTGCCAGAACTTCTCCCGCGCTTATCTGCATCACCTGGACAAGTGCGGCGAAATGCTGGGAAGCATGCTCAATACCATCCATAACTTGCGCCATTATCAGGTGCTGATGGCTGGTTTGCGCGAGGCTATTCAACAGGGTACATTGGCCGCCTTTGTCGATGCCTTCTACGCCAAACGCGGGCTCCCCGTTCCGCCTTTGGACTGA
- the queA gene encoding tRNA preQ1(34) S-adenosylmethionine ribosyltransferase-isomerase QueA: MRVADFTFELPDSLIARHPLAERRGSRLLTLDGPSGALAHRQFTDLLEHLRPGDLMVFNNTRVIPARLFGQKASGGKLEILIERVLDTHRVLAHVRSSKSPKPGSKILIDGGGEAEMLARHDALFELAFAEEVLPLLDRVGHMPLPPYIDRPDEGSDRERYQTVYAERLGAVAAPTAGLHFDQSLMEAIAAKGVETTFVTLHVGAGTFQPVRVEKLEDHHMHTEWLEVGQDVVDAVAACRARGGRVIAVGTTSVRSLESAARDGVLKPFSGDTDIFIFPGRPFHVVDALVTNFHLPESTLLMLVSAFAGYPETMAAYKAAVDNGYRFFSYGDAMFITRNPAPTAPEQTGPEETE; encoded by the coding sequence ATGCGCGTTGCTGACTTTACTTTCGAGCTCCCTGATTCGCTGATCGCCCGCCACCCTTTGGCCGAGCGTCGCGGTAGTCGCCTGCTGACCCTGGATGGGCCGAGCGGCGCCCTTGCACACCGTCAATTCACTGATTTGCTTGAGCATTTGCGCCCGGGCGATTTGATGGTGTTCAACAATACCCGGGTGATTCCGGCGCGGCTGTTCGGGCAGAAAGCGTCCGGCGGCAAGTTGGAAATCCTCATCGAACGCGTGCTCGATACCCATCGCGTACTGGCTCATGTGCGCTCCAGCAAGTCGCCAAAACCGGGTTCGAAGATCCTTATCGATGGCGGCGGCGAGGCAGAAATGCTCGCGCGTCACGATGCGCTGTTCGAACTGGCCTTCGCTGAAGAAGTGTTGCCGCTGCTCGATCGTGTCGGGCACATGCCGTTGCCTCCCTATATCGATCGCCCGGATGAAGGTTCGGATCGCGAGCGTTATCAGACTGTGTACGCCGAGCGCTTGGGTGCAGTGGCGGCGCCTACGGCGGGCCTGCATTTCGATCAGTCGCTGATGGAGGCGATTGCTGCCAAGGGCGTCGAGACAACGTTCGTCACGCTGCATGTTGGCGCGGGGACGTTCCAGCCAGTACGCGTCGAAAAACTTGAAGATCACCACATGCACACCGAGTGGCTGGAAGTCGGCCAGGACGTGGTCGATGCGGTCGCAGCGTGCCGTGCGCGCGGTGGTCGAGTGATTGCGGTCGGTACCACCAGCGTGCGTTCGCTGGAAAGTGCTGCACGCGATGGCGTGCTCAAGCCGTTCAGTGGCGACACCGATATCTTTATCTTCCCGGGCCGACCGTTCCATGTGGTCGATGCCTTGGTGACCAATTTCCATTTGCCGGAATCGACGCTGTTGATGCTGGTTTCGGCATTTGCCGGTTATCCCGAGACCATGGCTGCCTACAAGGCCGCCGTCGATAACGGTTACCGTTTTTTCAGCTACGGTGATGCGATGTTCATCACCCGTAATCCCGCACCGACTGCCCCTGAACAAACAGGCCCAGAGGAAACAGAATGA